A window of Oncorhynchus nerka isolate Pitt River linkage group LG4, Oner_Uvic_2.0, whole genome shotgun sequence contains these coding sequences:
- the LOC115128369 gene encoding ETS domain-containing transcription factor ERF-like isoform X2, producing MGSGRGVPQSAPPVPTGGSHFRFPPSTPSEVLSPNEDLRSPGVFSSVARRMGRGSVSDCSDGTSTNSELEEGVGGEDRGGVGPERAFRGLLHPRLSHDSLFRAYGGPGGLGRPPPGHRVHGDPMSPFPVSPLPGPGGLLGSTLSPALSMTPGSHLPYTPSPSLSPMLGSHFSFNPDDMKRYLQAHHQSVYNYHLSPRAFFHYPNIVVPQPHRPSAAPDKPITAHHHAPPMPHSHSLHHHQGEEQHPSPFKFKLQPPPLGRKQRDCSASSTGGSSSSLGSSYAALGLLSNSSSVGPPKIKVEPVSDIESDEEVEVTDISEEDELLDDYEGDVFTPPHPTNGTAPTAITNLGAIAADDLDEDVFKTPAAPPMVPLTPSLLGLKSEAGQGPPISPGGTLCIPLKLRFKRRWSEDQKMEAYGEREEAEDKKVRAEKEVVEEPARRESENGEGPRRSPSMSLGAPPAQRRASSELQRATAQLSLENHGAC from the exons ATGGGCTCTG GTAGGGGAGTCCCCCAGAGCGCCCCGCCGGTGCCGACCGGGGGCAGCCACTTCCGCTTCCCCCCCTCCACCCCGTCCGAGGTGCTCTCCCCCAATGAGGACCTGCGCAGCCCGGGCGTGTTCAGCAGCGTGGCCCGCCGTATGGGCCGCGGCTCTGTCTCCGACTGCAGCGATGGCACCTCCACCAATTCTGAGCTGGAGGAAGGCGTGGGGGGTGAAGATCGTGGCGGCGTGGGCCCCGAACGGGCCTTCCGCGGCCTCCTCCACCCCCGCCTCTCCCATGACTCGCTGTTTCGTGCCTACGGGGGACCCGGCGGGCTAGGCCGTCCCCCGCCCGGCCACAGGGTCCACGGTGACCCCATGTCTCCGTTCCCTGTGTCCCCACTGCCGGGCCCTGGGGGCCTCCTGGGGTCCACCCTGTCCCCAGCCCTGTCCATGACCCCTGGCTCCCACCTACCCTACACCCCGTCCCCCTCACTCAGCCCCATGCTGGGCTCCCACTTCTCCTTCAACCCGGACGACATGAAGCGCTACCTGCAGGCCCACCACCAGAGTGTCTACAACTACCACCTCAGCCCCAGAGCCTTCTTCCACTACCCCAACATCGTGGTCCCCCAGCCCCACAGGCCTTCTGCCGCCCCTGACAAGCCCATAACAGCCCACCACCATGCCCCGCCCATGCCCCACTCCCATTCGCTGCACCACCATCAAGGGGAGGAGCAGCACCCCTCGCCCTTCAAGTTCAAGCTGCAGCCGCCTCCGCTGGGGCGTAAACAGAGGGACTGCTCCGCCTCCTCTACCGGTGGGTCCTCCTCCAGCCTAGGCTCCTCCTACGCTGCTTTAGGGCTGCTCTCTAACTCCTCCTCAGTGGGCCCTCCCAAAATCAAG GTGGAGCCCGTCTCTGACATCGAGTCcgatgaggaggtggaggtgacCGACATCAGCGAGGAGGACGAGCTGCTCGACGACTACGAGGGCGACGTCTTCACCCCCCCTCATCCCACCAACGGAACCGCCCCTACCGCCATTACCAACCTGGGTGCCATCGCCGCTGACGACCTGGATGAGGATGTGTTCAAGACCCCCGCCGCCCCTCCCATGGTTCCTCTGACTCCCTCCCTGCTGGGCCTCAAGAGCGAGGCAGGCCAGGGACCTCCCATCAGCCCCGGCGGCACCCTCTGTATCCCCCTCAAGCTGCGCTTCAAACGCCGCTGGAGCGAGGACCAGAAGATGGAGGCCTATGGCGAGCGCGAGGAGGCCGAGGATAAGAAAGTGCGGGCGGagaaggaggtggtggaggagccGGCAAGGAGGGAGTCAGAGAATGGGGAGGGGCCAAGGAGAAGCCCGTCCATGAGTCTGGGGGCTCCTCCGGCCCAGCGCAGGGCCAGCTCCGAGCTGCAGAGAGCCACAGCCCAGCTGTCTCTGGAGAACCATGGAGCCTGTTGA
- the LOC115128369 gene encoding ETS domain-containing transcription factor ERF-like isoform X1 has product MKTPGDTGFAFPDWAYKPESSPGSRQIQLWCFILELLRKEEYHEVIAWQGDYGEFVIKDPEEVARLWGARKCKPQMNYDKLSRALRYYYNKRILHKTKGKRFTYKFNFNKLVLVNYPFIDMGSGRGVPQSAPPVPTGGSHFRFPPSTPSEVLSPNEDLRSPGVFSSVARRMGRGSVSDCSDGTSTNSELEEGVGGEDRGGVGPERAFRGLLHPRLSHDSLFRAYGGPGGLGRPPPGHRVHGDPMSPFPVSPLPGPGGLLGSTLSPALSMTPGSHLPYTPSPSLSPMLGSHFSFNPDDMKRYLQAHHQSVYNYHLSPRAFFHYPNIVVPQPHRPSAAPDKPITAHHHAPPMPHSHSLHHHQGEEQHPSPFKFKLQPPPLGRKQRDCSASSTGGSSSSLGSSYAALGLLSNSSSVGPPKIKVEPVSDIESDEEVEVTDISEEDELLDDYEGDVFTPPHPTNGTAPTAITNLGAIAADDLDEDVFKTPAAPPMVPLTPSLLGLKSEAGQGPPISPGGTLCIPLKLRFKRRWSEDQKMEAYGEREEAEDKKVRAEKEVVEEPARRESENGEGPRRSPSMSLGAPPAQRRASSELQRATAQLSLENHGAC; this is encoded by the exons ATGAAAACCCCCGGGGACACGG GGTTTGCCTTCCCCGACTGGGCCTACAAACCCGAGTCGAGCCCCGGCTCACGACAGATTCAGCTCTGGTGCTTCATCCTGGAGCTGCTGCGGAAGGAGGAGTACCATGAAGTCATCGCTTGGCAGGGCGACTACGGAGAGTTTGTCATCAAGGACCCCGAAGAGGTGGCCCGACTGTGGGGTGCCCGCAAGTGCAAACCGCAGATGAACTACGACAAGCTGAGCAGAGCGCTTAG ATATTACTACAACAAGAGAATCCTCCACAAGACCAAAGGGAAGAGGTTTACCTACAAGTTCAACTTCAACAAGCTGGTGCTGGTCAACTACCCCTTCATCGACATGGGCTCTG GTAGGGGAGTCCCCCAGAGCGCCCCGCCGGTGCCGACCGGGGGCAGCCACTTCCGCTTCCCCCCCTCCACCCCGTCCGAGGTGCTCTCCCCCAATGAGGACCTGCGCAGCCCGGGCGTGTTCAGCAGCGTGGCCCGCCGTATGGGCCGCGGCTCTGTCTCCGACTGCAGCGATGGCACCTCCACCAATTCTGAGCTGGAGGAAGGCGTGGGGGGTGAAGATCGTGGCGGCGTGGGCCCCGAACGGGCCTTCCGCGGCCTCCTCCACCCCCGCCTCTCCCATGACTCGCTGTTTCGTGCCTACGGGGGACCCGGCGGGCTAGGCCGTCCCCCGCCCGGCCACAGGGTCCACGGTGACCCCATGTCTCCGTTCCCTGTGTCCCCACTGCCGGGCCCTGGGGGCCTCCTGGGGTCCACCCTGTCCCCAGCCCTGTCCATGACCCCTGGCTCCCACCTACCCTACACCCCGTCCCCCTCACTCAGCCCCATGCTGGGCTCCCACTTCTCCTTCAACCCGGACGACATGAAGCGCTACCTGCAGGCCCACCACCAGAGTGTCTACAACTACCACCTCAGCCCCAGAGCCTTCTTCCACTACCCCAACATCGTGGTCCCCCAGCCCCACAGGCCTTCTGCCGCCCCTGACAAGCCCATAACAGCCCACCACCATGCCCCGCCCATGCCCCACTCCCATTCGCTGCACCACCATCAAGGGGAGGAGCAGCACCCCTCGCCCTTCAAGTTCAAGCTGCAGCCGCCTCCGCTGGGGCGTAAACAGAGGGACTGCTCCGCCTCCTCTACCGGTGGGTCCTCCTCCAGCCTAGGCTCCTCCTACGCTGCTTTAGGGCTGCTCTCTAACTCCTCCTCAGTGGGCCCTCCCAAAATCAAG GTGGAGCCCGTCTCTGACATCGAGTCcgatgaggaggtggaggtgacCGACATCAGCGAGGAGGACGAGCTGCTCGACGACTACGAGGGCGACGTCTTCACCCCCCCTCATCCCACCAACGGAACCGCCCCTACCGCCATTACCAACCTGGGTGCCATCGCCGCTGACGACCTGGATGAGGATGTGTTCAAGACCCCCGCCGCCCCTCCCATGGTTCCTCTGACTCCCTCCCTGCTGGGCCTCAAGAGCGAGGCAGGCCAGGGACCTCCCATCAGCCCCGGCGGCACCCTCTGTATCCCCCTCAAGCTGCGCTTCAAACGCCGCTGGAGCGAGGACCAGAAGATGGAGGCCTATGGCGAGCGCGAGGAGGCCGAGGATAAGAAAGTGCGGGCGGagaaggaggtggtggaggagccGGCAAGGAGGGAGTCAGAGAATGGGGAGGGGCCAAGGAGAAGCCCGTCCATGAGTCTGGGGGCTCCTCCGGCCCAGCGCAGGGCCAGCTCCGAGCTGCAGAGAGCCACAGCCCAGCTGTCTCTGGAGAACCATGGAGCCTGTTGA